One genomic window of Arvicola amphibius chromosome 4, mArvAmp1.2, whole genome shotgun sequence includes the following:
- the Znf174 gene encoding zinc finger protein 174 produces the protein MAAKMEITLSTYPEDSDKQEKHIIMKLEEKRGPPQQKASPDPELSRQSFRHFCYQEVSGPQEALSRLRQLCRQWLQPDLHTKEQILELLVMEQFLVILPPEIQAQVRHRYPMSGKEIVTLVEDLHRASKKPKQWVAVCLQGQKVLLERTAAQPVEQELPDFQPQTHSRDIQEHSLEEPSWEGSHAQLSPHHWEKYPFYQEPVLKLTETEASKTRRDKENPQQEGAKGAETHAVSPARSKVGSLHGPEPRRVSTSEPRLSQRQARPPNAQKAFAHYQRHCRELDYISNPLRGYPLRELKKSKRGRRSLSSLLQCLSHQAAHAAKKPYKCEDCGKSFTWNSELKRHKRVHTGERPYVCGECGNRFGRQSTLKLHQRIHTGEKPYHCSQCGKSFRQSSNLHQHHRLHHGD, from the exons ATGGCAGCTAAAATGGAGATAACTTTGAGTACCTACCCTGAGGATTCTGACAAGCAAGAGAAACACATCATAATGAAGCTGGAGGAGAAACGTGGGCCCCCCCAGCAAAAAGCCAGCCCCGATCCTGAGCTTTCCCGCCAGAGCTTCAGACACTTTTGTTATCAGGAGGTGTCTGGACCCCAGGAAGCGCTCTCTCGCCTTCGACAGCTCTGCAGACAGTGGCTGCAGCCTGACCTGCACACTAAGGAGCAGATTTTGGAGCTCCTAGTGATGGAGCAGTTTCTGGTCATCCTTCCTCCAGAGATCCAGGCGCAGGTCAGGCATCGATATCCAATGAGCGGCAAGGAGATTGTGACTCTGGTAGAAGATTTGCACAGAGCATCCAAAAAACCAAAGCAGTGG GTGGCTGTTTGTCTGCAAGGGCAGAAGGTGCTCCTGGAGAGAACAGCAGCTCAGCCTGTAGAACAAGAACTTCCAGACTTTCAGCCCCAAACTCATAGCAGAGATATTCAAGAGCACTCCCTGGAAGAGCCTTCCTGGGAAGGGTCTCATGCCCAGCTGAGTCCCCATCATTGGGAGAAATATCCCTTCTACCAGGAACCAGTTCTCAAACTGACTGAGACAG AGGCTTCCAAGACGAGAAGAGACAAGGAAAACCCACAACAGGAAGGGGCAAAAGGAGCAGAGACACATGCGGTGTCACCCGCAAGATCCAAAGTGGGTAGTCTGCACGGCCCTGAGCCAAGACGGGTGAGCACAAGTGAACCCCGACTGTCACAAAGGCAGGCCAGACCCCCAAATGCTCAGAAGGCATTTGCTCACTACCAGAGGCATTGCAGAGAACTGGACTATATCAGCAACCCCCTCAGAGGCTACCCACTGAGAgagttaaagaaaagcaaaagaggcaGAAGAAGCCTGAGCAGCCTTCTGCAGTGTCTTAGCCACCAGGCAGCCCACGCGGCaaagaaaccttacaaatgcgAAGACTGTGGGAAGAGCTTCACGTGGAACTCAGAGCTGAAGCGACACAAGAGAGtacacacaggagagagacccTACGTCTGTGGGGAGTGCGGAAACCGCTTTGGGAGGCAGTCAACTCTGAAACTGCACCAGAGAATCCACACTGGGGAGAAACCATACCACTGCAGTCAGTGTGGGAAAAGCTTTCGCCAAAGCTCAAATCTCCACCAGCACCACAGGCTCCACCATGGGGACTAG
- the LOC119811352 gene encoding olfactory receptor 15-like gives MGVDSNSSGSFILMGLSEHPQLERVFFIVILFSYLLTLVGNSTIILLSRLDARLHTPMYFFLSNLSSLDLAFTTSSVPQMLKNLWGPDKTISYGGCVTQLYVFFWLGATEAILLSVMAFDRYVAVCWPLHYMTIMNPRLCWLLAAVGWLSGLGNSVIQSTFTLQLPFCGHRKVDNFLCEVPAMIKLACGDTSLNEAVLNGVCTFFTAVPLSVILTSYCFIAQAVMKIRSVEGRRKAFNTCLSHLVVVFVFYDSAIYGYLLPPKSNNQDQGKFISLFYCVVAPMLNPLIYTLRNKEVKGALGRFLGKGREAR, from the coding sequence ATGGGGGTGGACAGCAACAGCTCTGGGAGCTTCATTCTGATGGGTTTATCTGAGCATCCCCAGCTGGAGAGAGTCTTTTTTATAGTCATCCTCTTCTCCTACTTGTTGACCCTGGTTGGGAATTCAACCATCATCCTGCTTTCCCGTCTTGACGCCCggctccacacacccatgtacttcttcctcagcaaCCTCTCTTCCCTGGACCTGGCCTTTACAACCAGTTCAGTCCCCCAAATGCTGAAAAATCTATGGGGGCCAGACAAGACCATCAGCTATGGTGGATGTGTAACTCAGCTCTATGTTTTCTTTTGGCTGGGGGCCACAGAGGCCATACTGCTCTCCGTGATGGCATTTGACCGATATGTGGCAGTTTGCTGGCCCCTGCACTACATGACTATCATGAATCCACGtctctgctggctgctggctgctgtaGGCTGGCTGAGTGGCTTAGGCAACTCAGTCATTCAGTCAACTTTCACTCTGCAGCTCCCATTTTGTGGACACCGGAAGGTGGACAACTTCCTGTGTGAGGTGCCCGCCATGATTAAATTGGCCTGTGGAGACACAAGTCTCAATGAGGCTGTGCTCAATGGTGTCTGTACTTTCTTCACTGCCGTCCCTCTGAGCGTCATCCTGACTTCCTACTGCTTCATTGCTCAGGCAGTGATGAAGATCCGCTCTGTGGAGGGACGACGGAAGGCCTTCAATACTTGCCTCTCTCACTTGGTAGTGGTGTTTGTCTTCTATGACTCAGCTATCTATGGGTATCTGCTTCCACCTAAGAGCAATAATCAGGATCAAGGgaaattcatttctctcttctactGTGTGGTTGCACCCATGTTGAATCCCCTCATCTATACTCTGAGGAACAAAGAAGTGAAGGGGGCACTGGGAAGGTTcctggggaaaggaagagaagccagATGA
- the LOC119812801 gene encoding olfactory receptor 15-like, translating into MGVDSNSSGSFILMGLYEHPQLERVFSVAIFFSYLLTLVGNSTIILLSRLDARLHTPMYFFLSNLSSLDLAFTTSSVPQMLKNLWGPDKTISYGGCVTQLYVFLWLGATEGILLVMMAIDRYVAVCWPLHYMTIMNPRLCWLLAAISWLGGLGNSVIQSTFTLQLPFCGHRKIDHFLCEVPAMIKLACGDTSLNEAVLNGVCTFFTVVPLSVILTSYCFIAQAVMKIRSVEGRRKAFNTCLSHLVVVFVFYDSAIYGYLLPPKSNNQDQGKFISLFYCVVAPMLNPLIYTLRNKEVKGALGRLLGKGREAR; encoded by the coding sequence ATGGGGGTGGACAGCAACAGCTCTGGGAGTTTCATTCTGATGGGTTTATATGAGCATCCCCAGCTGGAGAGAGTCTTTTCTGTAGCCATCTTCTTCTCCTACTTGTTGACCCTGGTTGGGAATTCAACCATCATCCTGCTTTCCCGTCTTGACGCCCggctccacacacccatgtacttcttcctcagcaaCCTCTCTTCCCTGGACCTGGCCTTTACAACCAGTTCAGTCCCCCAAATGCTGAAAAATCTATGGGGGCCAGACAAGACCATCAGCTATGGTGGATGTGTAACTCAACTCTATGTTTTCCTTTGGCTGGGGGCCACAGAAGGCATACTGCTTGTCATGATGGCAATTGACCGATATGTGGCAGTTTGCTGGCCCCTGCACTACATGACTATCATGAATCCACGtctctgctggctgctggctgctatCAGCTGGCTGGGTGGCTTAGGCAACTCAGTCATTCAGTCAACTTTCACTCTGCAGCTCCCATTTTGTGGACACAGGAAGATAGACCACTTCCTGTGTGAGGTGCCTGCCATGATTAAATTGGCCTGTGGAGACACAAGTCTCAATGAGGCTGTGCTCAATGGTGTCTGTACTTTCTTCACTGTCGTCCCTCTGAGCGTCATCCTGACCTCCTACTGCTTCATTGCTCAGGCAGTGATGAAGATCCGCTCTGTGGAGGGACGACGGAAGGCCTTCAATACTTGCCTCTCTCACTTGGTAGTGGTGTTTGTCTTCTATGACTCAGCTATCTATGGGTATCTGCTTCCACCTAAGAGCAATAATCAGGATCAAGGgaaattcatttctctcttctactGTGTGGTTGCACCCATGTTGAATCCCCTCATCTATACTCTGAGGAACAAAGAAGTGAAGGGGGCACTGGGAAGGTtgctggggaaaggaagagaagccagATGA